In Oscillatoria acuminata PCC 6304, a single window of DNA contains:
- the hemF gene encoding oxygen-dependent coproporphyrinogen oxidase, with protein MTVSSTFEATSTQNLPPDDSKERVSQFMQSLQDEICQGLAELDGLGTFQEDSWDRPEGGGGRSRVMREGNVFEQGGVNFSEVWGDHLPPSILKQRPEAEGHRFYATGTSMVLHPRNPYVPTVHLNYRYFEAGPVWWFGGGADLTPYYPFAEDAAHFHQTFKAACDRHHDEYYKVFKLWCDEYFYLKHRDETRGVGGLFFDYQDGQSELYRGPDPTGPAAEYSRKIGIPPQRNWEALFAFAQDCGRSFLPAYGPIVERRSGMEYGDRERNFQLYRRGRYVEFNLVYDRGTIFGLQTNGRTESILMSLPPLVRWEYGYQPEPNTPEAELYETFLKPQNWAEWTAS; from the coding sequence ATGACAGTTTCTTCGACTTTTGAGGCTACCTCTACTCAGAATTTGCCACCGGATGACTCGAAAGAACGAGTCAGTCAGTTTATGCAGTCGCTACAAGATGAAATTTGTCAAGGATTGGCAGAACTCGATGGCCTTGGCACGTTTCAAGAAGATTCTTGGGACCGCCCAGAAGGGGGCGGGGGCCGTTCTCGGGTGATGCGCGAGGGCAATGTCTTTGAACAAGGGGGCGTGAATTTTTCTGAAGTGTGGGGCGATCATCTGCCGCCTTCTATTTTAAAACAACGTCCCGAGGCAGAAGGTCATCGCTTCTATGCCACTGGCACTTCGATGGTGTTGCACCCGCGCAATCCTTACGTTCCCACGGTCCATTTAAACTATCGCTATTTTGAAGCAGGGCCGGTGTGGTGGTTCGGAGGCGGTGCAGATTTGACGCCTTATTATCCGTTTGCAGAAGATGCGGCCCATTTTCACCAAACCTTTAAAGCGGCTTGCGATCGCCACCATGATGAGTATTACAAGGTTTTCAAGCTCTGGTGTGACGAATATTTTTATCTGAAGCATCGCGACGAAACCCGAGGGGTGGGGGGTCTGTTTTTTGACTACCAAGATGGTCAAAGCGAACTCTATCGCGGTCCAGACCCCACGGGACCGGCAGCGGAATATAGCCGGAAAATTGGCATTCCTCCTCAACGCAATTGGGAAGCGTTGTTTGCCTTTGCTCAAGATTGCGGGCGATCGTTTTTACCCGCTTATGGGCCCATTGTTGAACGTCGTTCGGGCATGGAATATGGCGATCGCGAACGGAATTTCCAACTCTATCGCCGGGGACGGTATGTGGAATTTAACCTGGTCTACGATCGCGGCACCATTTTTGGACTCCAGACCAATGGCCGTACCGAGTCGATTTTAATGTCTCTGCCGCCTTTGGTGCGTTGGGAATATGGCTATCAACCGGAACCCAACACCCCAGAAGCTGAACTCTACGAAACCTTTTTGAAACCGCAAAATTGGGCAGAGTGGACCGCTAGTTAA
- a CDS encoding Mrp/NBP35 family ATP-binding protein: MTQTLTSQAILEVLQPVQDPELQKSLVDLNMIRNVTIDQGNVSFTLVLTTPACPLREFIVEDCQKAVRTLPGVEEVSIEVTAETPQQKSLPDRQGIAGVKNILAISSGKGGVGKSTIAVNVAVSLAQSGAKVGLLDADIYGPNDPTMLGLGDAQVMVRQGPQGDVLEPAFNHGVKLVSMAFLIDKDQPVVWRGPMLNGVIRQFLYQVDWGELDYLIVDMPPGTGDAQLTMAQSVPMAGVVIVTTPQTVALLDSRKGLKMFQQLNVPVLGIVENMSYFIPPDMPDKKYDIFGSGGGQKTADELGVPLLGCVPLEIPLREGGDNGVPISISAPDSPSAKALREIANRIAGKVSVVALA, translated from the coding sequence ATGACTCAAACCCTAACGTCCCAAGCCATCTTAGAAGTCTTGCAACCCGTGCAAGACCCCGAACTCCAAAAGAGCTTGGTAGACCTGAACATGATTCGCAACGTCACAATTGACCAAGGCAACGTCAGCTTTACCCTAGTCCTGACCACCCCCGCCTGTCCCTTGCGAGAATTTATCGTCGAAGACTGTCAAAAAGCCGTTCGCACCCTACCTGGAGTCGAAGAAGTCAGCATTGAAGTTACCGCTGAAACTCCGCAACAAAAATCCCTCCCCGATCGCCAAGGCATCGCAGGAGTCAAAAATATCCTCGCCATCTCCAGTGGCAAAGGTGGCGTCGGCAAAAGCACGATCGCCGTTAATGTCGCCGTCTCCCTCGCCCAATCCGGGGCCAAAGTCGGACTCCTCGATGCCGATATCTATGGTCCGAATGACCCCACCATGCTCGGACTCGGCGATGCTCAAGTCATGGTCCGCCAAGGCCCCCAAGGAGATGTCCTCGAACCCGCCTTTAATCACGGCGTGAAATTAGTCTCAATGGCCTTTTTAATCGACAAGGACCAACCCGTTGTATGGCGCGGTCCCATGTTAAACGGCGTGATTCGGCAGTTTCTCTATCAAGTCGATTGGGGAGAACTCGACTATCTAATCGTAGATATGCCTCCCGGAACCGGCGATGCTCAACTAACAATGGCCCAATCGGTACCAATGGCAGGAGTTGTAATTGTCACCACCCCCCAAACCGTCGCCTTGTTGGATTCCCGGAAAGGTTTAAAAATGTTCCAACAATTAAACGTGCCGGTCCTGGGAATTGTCGAAAATATGAGCTATTTCATCCCGCCAGATATGCCCGACAAAAAATACGATATCTTTGGCTCGGGAGGGGGACAAAAAACTGCCGATGAACTCGGTGTCCCCTTATTAGGCTGCGTCCCCTTGGAAATTCCCTTGCGCGAGGGCGGGGATAACGGCGTCCCGATCTCCATTTCCGCCCCGGATTCTCCCTCCGCCAAAGCCCTGCGAGAAATTGCCAACCGAATTGCCGGTAAAGTGTCTGTCGTTGCCCTAGCCTAA
- the rodA gene encoding rod shape-determining protein RodA, protein MFQKSISRSRWRAWVQPWLEFDWLLFILPIGLTLFGGIMIRSTELNLGWTEWWQHWLVGGIGLLLAVSLARWQYDTLIQLKWVIYGLTNISLLAVMFIGTTALGAQRWITIGGFNIQPSEFAKLGLIITLAALLHERTPDSLGSIFKTLAITAVPWALVFLQPDLGTSLVFGAITLGMLYWGNTNPGWLILMISPLVATLLFSLYLPGWFAWTGLIALIGWRTLPWPFLGALGTVVMNLIFGRVGSLLWNLLKDYQKERLTTFLTPEKDPLGAGYHLIQSRIAIGSGGLHGRGLYNGTQTQLNFIPEQHTDFIFSAIGEEFGFIGSMVVLVSFWLICLRLVLVAQNAKDTFGALLAIGVLSMIVFQVVVNIGMTIGLAPVTGIPLPWLSYGRSALLTNFIALGLVESVAYHREKVKKKF, encoded by the coding sequence ATGTTTCAAAAGTCCATAAGTCGATCGCGTTGGAGAGCCTGGGTACAACCCTGGCTAGAGTTTGACTGGCTGTTATTTATCTTACCCATTGGGTTAACCCTCTTTGGCGGGATTATGATCCGCAGTACCGAACTCAACCTCGGGTGGACCGAGTGGTGGCAACACTGGTTAGTGGGAGGGATTGGACTGCTCCTGGCCGTGAGTTTAGCGCGATGGCAGTACGATACCCTGATTCAATTAAAGTGGGTGATTTATGGTTTGACCAATATATCCCTACTGGCGGTTATGTTTATCGGGACCACTGCTCTTGGTGCACAGCGTTGGATTACCATCGGTGGATTTAACATTCAACCGTCAGAATTTGCAAAATTAGGGCTGATTATTACCCTAGCCGCCCTCTTACACGAAAGGACCCCTGACAGTCTGGGTTCGATCTTCAAAACCTTGGCAATTACTGCCGTCCCCTGGGCCTTAGTCTTCTTACAACCCGATTTAGGAACCTCCCTAGTCTTTGGGGCGATTACCCTGGGAATGCTCTATTGGGGAAACACCAATCCCGGTTGGCTCATCCTCATGATATCTCCCCTCGTAGCCACGTTGCTGTTTAGCCTTTATTTACCGGGATGGTTTGCCTGGACTGGCTTAATCGCCTTAATTGGCTGGCGCACCCTCCCCTGGCCTTTTTTGGGTGCATTGGGAACCGTGGTGATGAACCTGATTTTCGGTCGAGTCGGGAGCCTATTATGGAACCTCCTCAAAGATTATCAAAAAGAACGATTAACCACCTTCCTCACCCCAGAAAAAGACCCCCTCGGGGCTGGATATCACCTGATCCAATCTCGCATCGCCATTGGATCCGGGGGACTGCATGGGCGGGGACTTTATAATGGAACCCAAACCCAGCTTAACTTTATCCCGGAACAACATACGGACTTTATCTTCTCGGCGATCGGCGAAGAATTTGGTTTTATCGGGTCAATGGTGGTGCTCGTGTCGTTTTGGTTGATTTGCCTGCGCCTAGTCTTGGTTGCCCAAAACGCTAAAGACACCTTTGGGGCGTTGTTGGCGATCGGGGTTTTATCGATGATTGTGTTTCAGGTGGTCGTCAATATTGGCATGACCATTGGACTTGCCCCGGTGACGGGGATTCCCCTCCCTTGGCTGAGTTACGGTAGGTCCGCCTTGCTCACCAATTTTATTGCCCTGGGTCTGGTTGAATCCGTCGCCTATCACCGGGAAAAAGTAAAGAAAAAGTTTTAG
- a CDS encoding NAD(P)H dehydrogenase subunit NdhS: MILPGSAVRVKNPDDTYYDFQGQVQRLTDGRAAVLFEGGNWDKLVTFRLSELEPVDATAGRKKSK, translated from the coding sequence ATGATTTTGCCTGGATCGGCTGTTCGTGTTAAAAATCCCGATGATACTTACTACGACTTTCAAGGACAAGTGCAACGCCTCACCGATGGTAGAGCAGCAGTCCTGTTTGAGGGTGGAAATTGGGATAAATTAGTCACCTTTCGCCTCTCGGAACTCGAACCTGTAGATGCCACTGCGGGCCGCAAGAAAAGCAAATAG
- a CDS encoding YheT family hydrolase: MFYPDYNPPLFLKNGLAMTLHTALVASREWEKTIADPEPPYQETHFTGAGGVPIYGWVAIPDRPRGTIVATYGITGELPQQWFLRLMGRKAFARGYAVVLFDWRAHGKTAELSPTLTSDGLYEGEDFVRIAAKAKSMGCPGPFWFLGYSLGGQLALWGVKAAQSIADWGKNLDLDPSELGGGAVICPNLDSNRSLSYLVKQPFGKYLEKAIAKELKKLAWKLHQMHPNDIDPEAIARANSIWGFDHELVISRLGFASVEEYYAASSPLGILPEFTKPTLILYAADDPMFHPAIVPELKEICDSNPAIELLLTRYGGHVGYVSNLATQKIAGDSDCWWGWNRVLDWCDRQGEGCAETITQGRSTLNPSLSGIIKG, translated from the coding sequence ATGTTTTATCCCGACTATAATCCGCCCTTATTTTTAAAAAATGGGCTGGCGATGACCCTGCATACTGCCTTAGTCGCAAGTCGAGAGTGGGAAAAGACGATCGCCGACCCCGAACCCCCCTATCAGGAAACCCACTTTACTGGCGCAGGAGGAGTCCCAATTTATGGCTGGGTGGCAATTCCCGATCGCCCTCGCGGAACGATTGTGGCAACTTACGGCATCACCGGAGAACTCCCGCAGCAGTGGTTTCTCAGACTTATGGGACGGAAAGCCTTTGCCCGAGGGTATGCAGTCGTCCTCTTTGACTGGCGTGCTCATGGCAAAACCGCTGAATTATCTCCCACTCTGACTTCCGATGGACTCTACGAGGGGGAAGATTTTGTAAGAATAGCTGCCAAAGCTAAATCAATGGGATGTCCTGGACCCTTCTGGTTTCTCGGATATTCCCTGGGGGGACAATTGGCCCTGTGGGGGGTCAAAGCTGCCCAATCCATCGCCGATTGGGGAAAAAACTTAGATTTGGACCCCTCGGAACTTGGGGGTGGGGCGGTGATTTGTCCCAACCTGGATTCTAATCGGTCCCTGTCCTATTTAGTGAAACAACCCTTTGGGAAATATCTGGAGAAGGCGATCGCCAAGGAGTTGAAGAAACTCGCCTGGAAACTGCATCAGATGCATCCGAATGATATTGATCCCGAGGCGATCGCCCGCGCTAATAGCATTTGGGGATTTGACCATGAATTGGTGATTTCCCGCCTCGGGTTTGCCTCAGTCGAGGAGTATTACGCCGCCAGCAGTCCCCTGGGAATTCTGCCGGAGTTCACTAAACCCACGTTGATTTTATATGCGGCAGATGACCCGATGTTTCATCCGGCGATCGTGCCCGAGTTAAAGGAAATTTGCGACAGCAATCCGGCGATCGAGCTTTTGCTGACTCGGTATGGGGGCCATGTGGGCTATGTCAGTAATTTAGCCACCCAGAAAATAGCCGGAGATAGCGACTGCTGGTGGGGTTGGAATCGCGTCTTAGACTGGTGCGATCGCCAAGGAGAGGGATGCGCTGAGACAATCACTCAGGGGCGATCGACCCTCAACCCGAGTTTATCCGGGATTATCAAGGGTTAG
- a CDS encoding T3SS (YopN, CesT) and YbjN peptide-binding chaperone 1 has protein sequence MQFQTSAQEACYHKVALWMQELFGKFPCARQDIPGLGLFMGSALVEVLILPWGEEDSVINTRAYVVTEAELTADLMRFLLEQNSNMIFGAFGIDGKGDILFEHSIVGSTCDKKELESSVNAVLEVSDEYDDQLVERWGGKRALDRICGNSN, from the coding sequence ATGCAATTTCAAACCTCAGCACAAGAAGCCTGTTATCACAAAGTCGCCCTCTGGATGCAAGAATTATTTGGCAAATTTCCCTGTGCTCGCCAAGATATCCCCGGATTGGGGCTATTTATGGGTTCCGCCCTGGTGGAAGTCCTGATTTTACCTTGGGGAGAAGAAGATTCCGTGATCAATACCCGCGCTTATGTGGTGACGGAGGCGGAACTGACTGCGGATCTGATGCGCTTTCTCCTGGAACAGAATAGCAATATGATTTTCGGGGCTTTTGGGATCGACGGGAAGGGCGATATCCTCTTTGAACATAGCATTGTGGGATCCACTTGCGATAAAAAAGAACTGGAATCCTCGGTGAATGCGGTTCTGGAAGTCTCCGATGAGTACGATGACCAATTGGTGGAACGATGGGGCGGCAAACGTGCTCTCGATCGCATCTGCGGCAACTCTAACTAG
- a CDS encoding WecB/TagA/CpsF family glycosyltransferase, which yields MNTNILIPPVKTSVLGIGVSRTNYQDCTDFIMECAKIGHSCTVAPTPVHGIMTGYLDPQGHGDRLNQFTIVTPDGQPVRWAVNLFTQPDQKRLSDRVYGPTLMLHICQRAADEKIKIFLYGSTPKVLESLELNLKNKFPNLNIAGTISPPFRNLSPEEDATYIQQICDSGAGIVFVGLGCPRQEAWAFNHHKQLNCPVICVGAAFDFHAGNIQQAPPWMQRIGLEWFFRLTREPIRLWKRYLLLNPLYLILLFLQIMKIMPVRKRV from the coding sequence ATGAACACTAATATTTTAATTCCTCCTGTCAAAACTTCTGTTTTAGGAATAGGAGTTAGCCGGACTAATTATCAAGACTGTACAGATTTTATTATGGAATGTGCTAAAATCGGTCATTCCTGTACGGTAGCGCCCACTCCTGTACATGGAATTATGACAGGCTATTTAGATCCCCAAGGTCATGGCGATCGCCTGAATCAATTTACCATTGTAACCCCCGATGGTCAGCCTGTGCGCTGGGCGGTCAATTTATTTACTCAACCTGATCAAAAGCGTTTAAGCGATCGCGTTTATGGTCCTACCCTCATGTTGCATATTTGCCAACGTGCGGCTGATGAAAAGATTAAAATTTTTCTCTATGGTTCTACACCAAAAGTGTTAGAAAGTCTAGAACTAAATTTGAAAAATAAATTTCCTAATTTGAACATTGCTGGAACAATTTCCCCTCCTTTCCGGAATTTAAGTCCCGAAGAAGATGCCACCTATATCCAACAAATTTGCGATTCTGGTGCTGGAATTGTCTTTGTTGGATTGGGTTGTCCGCGTCAAGAAGCCTGGGCTTTCAACCATCACAAACAGCTAAATTGTCCGGTTATTTGTGTTGGTGCTGCTTTTGATTTTCATGCCGGAAATATTCAACAAGCTCCCCCTTGGATGCAACGAATAGGTTTAGAATGGTTTTTCCGCCTAACCCGTGAACCCATTCGTCTCTGGAAGCGTTATCTATTGCTCAATCCCTTATATTTAATTCTCTTATTTTTGCAGATCATGAAAATTATGCCAGTTAGAAAAAGAGTCTAA
- a CDS encoding WecB/TagA/CpsF family glycosyltransferase, with translation MINRGKYPVLGVEISAIDYEYGVEAIINAAKTRSPLAMTALAVHGVMTGFFDPVHRRPLNAFDLVTPDGQPVRWACNWIHGIKLPDRVYGPALILKV, from the coding sequence GTGATTAATCGAGGGAAATACCCGGTACTCGGGGTTGAAATATCGGCGATTGATTATGAATATGGGGTGGAAGCAATTATTAATGCAGCGAAGACGCGATCGCCTCTAGCCATGACAGCTTTGGCGGTTCATGGTGTGATGACAGGCTTTTTTGATCCCGTTCATCGTCGCCCCTTAAATGCATTTGACTTGGTAACTCCGGATGGACAGCCAGTTCGGTGGGCGTGCAACTGGATTCACGGCATTAAACTGCCCGATCGCGTCTATGGTCCTGCCTTGATTTTAAAGGTATGA
- a CDS encoding glycosyltransferase family 4 protein produces the protein MPYSLKILYTITAYPPAIGGAQLHTHKIVSTLAQTNQVRVITHWTENRTDWLLGTTLKAPEQVNEYELDGVEVKQITLTHAERKSLIPYVAGYYGIKKTAIAKISKVLLPKLEQYAEKPEIIHNVRMGREGLSYASWQLAQKLNIPFVFVPLHHPRWVGWLYREYINLYRQADAVIALTQVEKQTLIELGAKEDNIFVTGIGPLLASDGDGDRFRNKYSLGSHPMVLFLGQKYEYKGIEAFIKSAETVWAKFPETRFVAIGPRTKFSEKFFAEVKDRRILELDKVSLEEKTDALAACDLLCVPSMQESFGGVYTEAWMMKKPAIGGNIPAIRNVIDEGVNGFLVVPNPSQIADKIIELLNNPSLCIQLGEAGYQKVLEHYTWEKLAEKTKSVYTQVLHG, from the coding sequence ATGCCTTATTCTTTAAAAATACTTTACACGATTACAGCCTATCCTCCAGCAATTGGCGGCGCTCAACTTCATACCCATAAAATTGTTTCAACTTTAGCTCAAACCAACCAGGTTCGAGTGATTACGCACTGGACCGAAAATCGAACCGATTGGTTATTAGGAACAACTTTAAAAGCGCCGGAACAAGTTAATGAATATGAACTTGATGGGGTAGAGGTCAAACAAATTACCTTGACCCATGCTGAACGAAAGTCGTTGATTCCTTATGTAGCTGGGTATTATGGGATTAAGAAAACTGCCATTGCCAAAATTTCTAAGGTTTTGTTACCTAAACTCGAACAGTATGCGGAGAAACCTGAAATTATTCACAATGTCAGGATGGGGAGAGAGGGGCTAAGTTATGCCTCCTGGCAACTGGCACAAAAGTTAAATATTCCCTTTGTATTCGTCCCATTACATCATCCTCGCTGGGTGGGATGGCTGTACCGAGAGTACATTAATCTTTACCGTCAAGCGGATGCAGTGATTGCTTTAACCCAGGTCGAAAAGCAAACGTTAATCGAACTCGGGGCTAAGGAAGACAATATATTTGTGACGGGGATCGGACCTTTATTAGCATCAGATGGCGATGGCGATCGCTTCCGAAATAAATATTCCCTCGGTTCCCATCCTATGGTGTTATTCCTGGGGCAAAAGTATGAGTATAAAGGGATTGAAGCCTTTATTAAGTCGGCTGAAACTGTTTGGGCTAAGTTTCCGGAAACTCGCTTTGTCGCCATTGGTCCCCGCACTAAATTTTCGGAAAAATTCTTTGCAGAAGTTAAGGACCGCCGGATTTTGGAACTGGACAAAGTTAGTTTAGAAGAAAAAACCGACGCATTGGCAGCTTGTGATTTACTTTGTGTCCCTTCTATGCAAGAAAGTTTTGGGGGGGTTTATACGGAAGCATGGATGATGAAAAAACCAGCAATTGGGGGAAATATTCCGGCCATTCGGAATGTCATTGATGAGGGAGTTAATGGATTTTTAGTCGTTCCAAATCCGAGCCAAATTGCTGATAAAATTATAGAACTCCTGAACAACCCATCCCTCTGCATTCAACTGGGGGAAGCGGGATATCAGAAAGTTTTGGAACATTACACTTGGGAAAAATTAGCCGAAAAAACAAAATCTGTCTATACTCAAGTTCTGCACGGTTAG
- a CDS encoding glycosyltransferase translates to MRILQLHNFYKMAGGEDVVVRAEKNLLEAHGNAVALLDVDNDAIASKFSQAMTAVTAIYSHASKERVLQEINRFGPDIVHVHNFFPLLSPSVYDACREARVPVVQTLHNFRLFCANSFFYRDGKVCEDCMGKFFPTPAVVHTCYRDSRIGSAVVGTMQTVHRIRGTWRDRVDCYIALTDFARNKFIEAGLPANKITVKPNFVSVDPGCGEGQGDYALFVGRLSPEKGLDTLLAAWETLGDRIGLKIIGDGPLAPTVEEAATRIPGVEWMGRQSQDQLQSLMKNAQVLIFPSVWYETFGLVVIEAYAAGVPVIASNLGTMSLLIDPGRTGLLFRAGDPQDLQERIEWILSHPLEVKKMRQEARKEFESKYTADLNYQQLLNIYELALA, encoded by the coding sequence ATGAGAATTTTACAACTTCATAACTTTTACAAAATGGCGGGCGGCGAGGATGTGGTGGTGCGCGCCGAGAAAAACTTGCTGGAAGCTCATGGTAACGCAGTGGCTTTGCTGGATGTGGATAATGATGCGATCGCCTCAAAGTTCAGCCAAGCCATGACTGCAGTCACCGCGATCTACTCCCATGCCTCCAAAGAACGGGTTTTGCAAGAAATTAATCGCTTTGGACCGGATATCGTCCATGTTCATAATTTTTTCCCTTTGCTATCCCCCTCCGTTTATGATGCCTGTCGGGAAGCTAGGGTGCCGGTGGTACAAACCCTGCACAACTTCCGCCTGTTTTGCGCCAATTCCTTCTTTTATCGGGATGGGAAAGTCTGTGAAGACTGTATGGGAAAATTTTTCCCAACTCCAGCAGTGGTTCATACTTGTTACCGGGATAGTCGCATCGGTTCGGCAGTGGTGGGGACGATGCAAACCGTACACCGGATCCGAGGGACTTGGCGCGATCGCGTAGACTGCTACATTGCTTTAACTGACTTTGCTCGGAACAAATTTATAGAAGCTGGGTTACCTGCAAACAAAATCACCGTGAAACCTAATTTTGTATCCGTCGATCCCGGTTGCGGTGAGGGTCAAGGAGACTATGCGCTATTTGTGGGACGACTGTCCCCGGAGAAAGGTCTGGATACCCTCCTCGCCGCCTGGGAAACACTGGGCGATCGCATCGGTCTAAAAATTATCGGAGACGGACCATTAGCCCCCACCGTAGAAGAAGCTGCTACACGGATTCCAGGGGTGGAATGGATGGGAAGGCAGTCCCAGGATCAACTCCAATCGTTAATGAAAAATGCCCAAGTTTTGATATTTCCCTCAGTTTGGTATGAGACCTTTGGTCTGGTAGTCATTGAAGCCTATGCCGCAGGAGTGCCGGTAATTGCCAGTAACTTAGGTACGATGTCTTTATTGATTGATCCGGGTCGCACTGGGCTCCTGTTTCGGGCCGGAGATCCCCAAGACTTGCAAGAGCGCATAGAATGGATATTATCCCATCCCCTAGAAGTTAAGAAGATGCGGCAAGAAGCCCGAAAGGAGTTTGAGTCTAAATACACGGCGGACTTGAACTATCAACAACTTTTAAACATTTATGAGTTGGCTCTGGCTTAA
- a CDS encoding class I SAM-dependent methyltransferase has product MIDYLLNQGYVEPGSKVLDFGCGEGNIAQSFSDRNFDVTGVELSESGRTILDKRGLVNYPEIREIPPERRFDLILMIEVIEHLELPLSLLQEAKNRLTEQGIIFVTTPCANSLKTRIVPEKAEPYREPTHIQFFSSQSLELCFQKAGFSKFKRFYLPWMIPNRSPLMKMLDRLLYGIDLNSHLTYFLFKE; this is encoded by the coding sequence ATGATCGATTACTTACTAAATCAGGGGTATGTAGAACCCGGAAGTAAAGTTCTGGATTTCGGATGTGGAGAAGGAAATATTGCCCAGTCATTTAGCGATCGCAATTTTGATGTTACTGGCGTCGAACTGAGCGAATCAGGTCGAACAATTTTAGATAAACGCGGACTAGTCAATTACCCAGAAATTCGGGAAATTCCTCCCGAGCGTCGATTCGATCTGATATTGATGATAGAAGTCATCGAACATCTCGAATTGCCACTGTCCTTACTCCAAGAGGCGAAGAACCGCTTAACCGAGCAAGGCATTATTTTTGTGACTACTCCCTGTGCAAATAGTTTAAAAACTAGGATAGTGCCTGAAAAAGCAGAACCTTACCGAGAGCCAACCCACATTCAGTTTTTTAGTTCTCAATCCCTTGAATTGTGTTTTCAAAAAGCCGGATTTTCCAAATTTAAGCGATTCTATCTCCCCTGGATGATTCCCAATCGGTCCCCACTCATGAAAATGCTCGATAGATTATTGTATGGTATCGATCTCAATTCTCATTTGACTTACTTCCTATTCAAAGAATAA
- a CDS encoding glycosyltransferase family 2 protein encodes MERQTIAVIMTCYNRREKTLNSLAGLFRQKLPPEVILTIYLVDDGSTDGTSEGVQEQYPNVKLIKGTGSLFWNGGMRRAFSEAIASDPDFYLWLNDDTILYPDAIAKALSTYQSLQEREELLSVIVGSTCDPHTDTLTYGGMVQKNWWHPLKFQLLQPNEEPQRCDTMNGNFVLIPREIAKRVGNLDPNFVHSIGDVDYGLRVKQNGGLVWVVPGYVGTCPVNSLAGDCWADTTLKAWERVKQVNQPKGLPVGEWKVFARRHAGPFWPVYWFLPYLRLVLAAILGGKMSSNING; translated from the coding sequence ATGGAACGTCAAACCATCGCCGTGATTATGACCTGCTATAACCGCCGAGAGAAAACTTTAAATAGTCTCGCTGGACTGTTCAGGCAGAAACTACCACCAGAAGTAATACTCACCATCTATTTAGTCGATGATGGAAGTACCGATGGCACTTCAGAAGGGGTTCAAGAACAGTATCCTAACGTCAAGCTGATTAAAGGGACTGGGAGCTTATTTTGGAATGGGGGAATGCGGCGGGCTTTTAGTGAAGCGATCGCCTCTGATCCTGATTTCTATCTATGGCTGAATGACGATACTATCCTTTACCCGGATGCGATTGCTAAAGCCCTCTCAACTTACCAAAGTTTACAAGAGCGGGAGGAATTATTATCAGTTATCGTGGGTTCTACTTGCGATCCCCACACCGATACCCTTACCTATGGCGGGATGGTTCAAAAGAATTGGTGGCATCCTCTTAAATTCCAATTGCTTCAACCCAATGAAGAACCCCAGCGTTGTGACACGATGAATGGCAATTTCGTGTTGATCCCCCGAGAGATAGCTAAAAGGGTGGGCAATCTCGACCCCAATTTCGTTCACAGCATAGGGGATGTGGACTATGGGCTGCGTGTGAAACAGAACGGGGGTTTGGTGTGGGTAGTTCCGGGTTATGTAGGCACCTGCCCGGTCAATTCCCTAGCGGGAGATTGCTGGGCGGATACCACACTCAAAGCATGGGAGCGAGTGAAACAGGTTAACCAGCCGAAAGGATTGCCGGTGGGGGAATGGAAGGTCTTTGCCCGACGTCATGCCGGCCCATTTTGGCCGGTTTATTGGTTTCTGCCTTATTTGAGATTGGTATTAGCGGCTATCCTCGGGGGTAAGATGTCCAGTAATATCAATGGCTGA